TTTGTATGGAACCCCAGTCTGGCTGGTGAGTGATCAGGCAGTTGGATTTCAACAAGTGACTGACCAGCGTCTCTTCCACTACTTTCTCACCGCTGGCGGCATTTTCCAGATAGTCGGTGCTGAACTGGTAGTTATCAATGGCGATATCCTGGTCGTCGATGCAGCTACCGTGGAAATGGGCGATGGGTAGCCCTTCCAGTTCATCAAGCCGGTACAGCGCAACGCTGACATCGCCCTGGGCGCAGGCGCGCAGATCGTTTTCCAGCGTTTGGCGGACATCCTCCCAGCTGTCAAAGCGTGTCTGGTTAAAGCTGTTCAGGTAGAGCTTAAAGCTTTTTGATTCAATCAGATTGAGGCTGGTGTAATCCAGCTCGACATGACCCACGGCAACTTGCGGCAGCCCTTTCGCATTCAGCCATGACAGTTCATACAACGTCCAGATATCCGCGCCATGAAAAGGCAGATTATCTGCTTTTAAATCCAGCGGATCGCGATTCAGGCTGCGCGGGACGCCCTGCAACAAACTTGCGTCGTAAATATCCCGGTAATCTGTTGATTTACCGAGAGTCAGGCCGTCAAGCGCCTGATGGTTTTCGTAAGAAGACATGTTTCACCGTCATAAACCAGATACACTATGTGTCAAGTGTATCCTGGCTTTTGTTAAGAGAGAAATCGGTGGACGAACAGACAGCACAGGCCCTGAAGGCCTTTACAACACGTTACTGTGATGCCTGGCATGAAAAAAACGGCAGTTGGCCGCTGAGTGAAGAACTCTACGGCGTTCCTTCACCCTGCATTATTTCGTCAACCAGTGAGGCCGTGTTCTGGCAGCCGCAACCTTTTGAAGGCGAGGCAAATGTAAACTCGGTTGAACGGGCTTTTGATATTGTGATACAACCCGCAATTCATGCGTTTTATACCACCCAGTTTGCCGGGGATATGCCCGCGCAGTTTGCCGATGAGACATTGACGCTGCTGCAAACCTGGAGTGTGGATGATTTCAGACGCGTTCAGGAAAACCTGATCGGTCATCTGGTCACGCAGAAACGTCTCAAGTTATCGCCGACGCTGTTTATTGCCACCCTGGAAAATGAACTCGAGGTCATTTCGGTGTGCAATCTGTCTGGAGAAGTGTGCAAAGAGACGCTGGGCACGCGTAATCGTACTGTCCTGGCCGCCTCTCTTGCGGATTTTCTCACTCAGCTTAAACCTCTTCTGTAATCCCCATCGCCCATTTCTTTGTGAGAGATCTCTTACAAACCCTGTAAGAGATCGCCAGGATATAAGTAAAGGCTTAACCCCATAAGAAAGAGTTTAATTAATATAAATCATACAGTTAATGTTTCAATGTTCACTTTCAAATGAAAATATCCTTAAGGTATTGCCTGTAAGTGCCTTGTAAGACATGACGAAACAGGCGATTCTATGTCTGTCGACAAGGAGTCGCACACCGAAGTGAACATCAGGATGATGACACTTCAGCAGGACACACCAGGACGGTGTAGCAAGGAAAGGCTTCAGGATGAAGTGAAGAGGACAGCGCAGGATGCGTTAAAGGACACCTCCAGGAGGGAGAACGAGAGCCGGTCAGGATGTTCGGTGGGTCAGGATGGCCAGGAAACTTCAGGATGAAGTTAATCGCACTGGGGTGGTGTGAAGCAGGATGCTGATGTTCAGGATGAACAGGTCGCAAGACCACAGGAAAAGTTGTCATGGATGAGCAGGGAGCACTAAAAGTAGCTGGATGGCTGCGAAACGAACCGGGAGCACTGTTTATACAGTGCTCCCTTTTTTTATTTGCCCGTCTATAAATGCTATTCTTCGCGCCAATTTTTCATCAATGAGGTTTTTATCGTGACGACTCATGAACGTGTGCGCCAGCAGTTACATGCGCTTGAAGCTCTGCTGCGTGAACATCAACACTGGCGAATGGACGAACCACAAGCTCACCTGTTTACCAGCACACAGCCTTTTTGTATGGATACCATGGCGCCTGTCGAATGGTTGCAATGGGTGCTGATCCCCCGTATGCATGCGTTGATCGACAACGCGCAGCCGCTCCCCGAAGCCTTTGCTATTGCCCCTTATTATGAAATGGCGCTGGAGGCCGATCATCCGCAGCGCGAGGTACTCCTGCAGGCATTGCAAGAACTGGATGCGTTGTTCACGAGCGATAAAGCCTGATGCTGGAAATTCTGTATCAGGACGAGTGGCTGGTTGCCGTCAATAAGCCCTCCGGTTGGTTAGTTCACCGAAGCTGGCTGGATCGCGATGAAAAAGTCGTGGTGATGCAAACGGTGCGTGACCAGATTGGCCAGCACGTATTTACCGTTCATCGACTCGACAGACCCACCTCTGGCGTACTGCTGATGGGATTATCCAGCGAAGCCGGGCGTCGGCTTTCACAGCAATTTGAACAGCACCAAATCCAGAAACGCTACCATGCGATAGTCCGTGGCTGGTTAATGGATGACGCTGTACTGGATTACCCGCTGGTGGAAGAGCTGGATAAAATTGCCGATAAGTTTGCCCGCGATGATAAAGGCCCGCAGCCTGCGGTGACGCATTATCGCGGCCTGGCGACCGTTGAAATGCCGGTGGAGACCGGGCGTTACCCAACGACCCGTTATGGTTTAGTCGAGCTGGATCCCAAAACGGGTCGTAAGCACCAGCTCCGGCGCCATCTGGCGCATTTGCGCCATCCCATCATTGGTGATAGCAAACACGGTGATTTGCGCCAGAACCGCAGTGCCGCAGAGCATTTTGGTTGCCAGAGATTGATGCTGCATGCGAGCCAGCTTGAGCTGATACATCCATTCACTGGCGAACCGCTGACGATTCGCGCCGGGCTGGATGCGGTCTGGATGCAGGCGTTATCACAGTTTGGCTGGCGCGGACTTCTCCCTGAGAATGAAAGGGTTGAGTTTAGTGAGCTCTCCGGTCAGGATGAGAATCATCAGGTTTAATTCAGGGAGAAAATCGTCATGGCGGAAATTGGTATTTTTGTCGGCACAATGTATGGAAACGCGTTGCTGGTCGCGGAAGAGGCGGAAGCTATCCTTACCGAGCAGGGTCATAAAGCTACGGTGTTTGAAGATCCCGAATTGACCGACTGGCAGCCGTATCTGGAGAAAGTCGTTCTGGTAGTGACCTCAACGACAGGTCAGGGCGATCTTCCCGACAGTATTGTGCCGTTGTTCCAGGGCATCAAAGAGAGTCTCGGCTTTCAGCCAAATCTACGCTATGGCGTGATTGCACTGGGCGACAGTAGCTACGCCAATTTCTGTAACGGCGGTAAACAATTTGATGCGTTATTGCAGGAACAACGCGCGCAGCGCGTGGGTGAAATGCTGCTGATTGATGCAGGCGAACACCCGGAACCCGAAAGCGAATCAAATCCCTGGGTTGAACACTGGGGCACGTTACTCTCCTGAAGCAAAGCCCCCAATGAGGGGGCATCCTCTCTTTTTTGCCACTCAACAAAACGTGATGCACCAGCTGCCGCCTGTGACGTTCAGTGTGCGCGAGCGTTAGGCATCTGCACCAAAAGCGGCGCCTGGTAAGATCACGGCTATCGATACGCACTGGATTTGGCTGGAAGGCAATCAACGCCTGACCAAAGAACCGTTTGAAATTAAAGGCGATATGGACCAGGTGATGAAAGCGCACGAGTTGTATCAGCAACACGGTCTGGGGCGCGTGATGACGCCATGGGAATGCAGTACCTGACCCCTAACTGGACATTCGACAACAAGCGCCCGTGCATGGTACGCTAAGAGTCATGGTACCGCTCCCACGGAAAGCGGTTCTTCTCTCGGTGTATGCTTAACAGAGTCAACATGCATTAAGGATGCTTTATGAAAATAGTGATCGCGCCGGACTCATATAAGGAAAGTTTGAGTGCTCTTGAAGTGGCGACCGCCATCGAGCAGGGGTTTCGCGAAATCTGGCCTGATGCGGATTACGTGAAGATTCCGGTTGCTGACGGTGGAGAAGGAACGGTCGAGGCTATGGTGGAGGCGACGGCGGGTCGTATTGTTCGTGTTAAGGTGACGGGACCTTTGGGAAAGCCTGTTGACGCATTTTACGGATTGTCTGGCGATGAGCGCTCGGCCTTCATCGAAATGGCCGCCGCCAGCGGTCTGGAACTCGTCCCACCGGGACTGCGCGATCCGCTAAAAACGACCTCGTGGGGGACGGGAGAGCTTATTCGCCACGCCTTAGATGCGGGCGTCGAACACATCATTATCGGCCTTGGCGGCAGCGCCACAAATGATGGCGGCGCGGGCATGATGCAGGCGCTGGGCGCAAGATTACTGGATTCCCGGGAAAACGAGATAGCGCCGGGCGGTGCAGCGCTGGAAGCGCTCGCGCAGATCGAGATCGGTCAACTGGATACGCGCCTTGCCGCGTGCCGCATTGAAGTGGCGTGCGATGTGACCAATCCATTGACCGGAAAAGAGGGCGCGTCGGCTGTTTTTGGTCCGCAGAAAGGGGCGACACCGGAAATGATCGTACGCCTGGATAAGGCACTGGCGCATTACGCGCAGTTGATTGCCCGCGATCTGAATGTTGATGTCTCCGGGCTGGCTGGTGGCGGTGCGGCGGGTGGAATGGGCGCGGCACTGTACGCGTTTTGCGGCGCTGAATTGCGCAGAGGGATTGAGATAGTGACCGATGCCCTGCAGTTGGATGCCTGTGTCATCGATGCAGATTTGGTGATCACCGGGGAAGGGCGGATCGACAGCCAGACGGTTCACGGCAAAGTCCCCGTCGGCGTCGCCAGCATCGCGAAACGCTACAATAAGCCGGTGATAGGCATTGCCGGAAGTTTAACTGCGGACGTCGGCGTGGTGCACCAGCATGGCATCGATGCTGTGTTTAGCGTGATTTATAACATTTGCACTTTGGACGACGCGCTGAAAAATGCCGCCGAGAATGTGCGGATGACCGCGCGAAACGTGGCTGCGACCATCAGGTTGGGGCAACTTATACGCTGAATGTCTGTTGATGCGTCGCTTATCGGGCCAGGGCGTGTGAGCCATCAGGCCAGATAAGCCGTATTGCCATCCGGTCCTGGCGTTTTATCCCAGCATCTTTTTGGCTTCCCGCGCGACGTTATCCATTTCATCGAGCAGCTCCAGCAGTTCCGGCTCCAGCTCTTCTTCTTTAATTCCGCTACGCAGTTGTTGCTCAATGAACTGACAAAGGCTCTTCATGCGCGGTACGCCGCTGTAACTACAGCTACCATGCAATTTGTGGATTAAATCAACAAGACCTTCCGGGTTTTCCCCGACCAGTTGTTCTTCAATTTTATTGCGAACCTCCGGCAAAAAGGCGAGCAACATTTGCAGCATATCTCGCGCCAGGGAGGATTTTCCGGCAGCCTGCCTGAGCGCCAGTTGCCAGTCGAGCGTGGCATTCGGGTTGAAGATAAATTCGACCGGTTCGGGCGCTTGCAATCGGTTGGTAACTCCCGCCCCCGGCTTGTAGCGCAGCAGCAGGTTGTAGAGCTTCTCTTCTTCAATCGGTTTAGCCAGATAGTCGTTCATCCCCGCACTCAGCAGCTTCTCTTTTTGCCCCGCCATGGCATGTGCGGTGACGGCAATTACCGGTGTTTGCTGTTGGTGAGGGAGTTGATGAATCAGTTCGCAGGCGCGAATGCCATCCATATCCGGCATCTGAATATCCATCAGGATCAAATCAAACTGTAGCTGTTTGGCGCGGTCCACCGCCTGATGACCGCTGTCGCAAAGCTCGACGTGCTGCACGATATCTTCCAGCAGCGCGCCGATCAGCTTCAGGTTGGCGGGGTTGTCATCCACCGCCATAACCGACATCGCAATTTTACTTTCTTTAACGGGCAGGGACTCGACGCTTTTATTCAGATGGCAATATTCGCTCAATACCGGCAGTAAACGGGTGGACGTCAGCGGTTTCAACAGACAGGCGGCCGCGCCTCCCTGTTTGAGCTCTTCCGCGTTGATTTGGGCATGGCAAGGCAGCGCCAGGAGCAGGAATTCGGTCATTGATGCCGCTTTTGCCAGTCTTTCATGCTGCATGGTGAGTGGCTCGCGGAGCGTCACCGGCACGCTCAGCAGCAGAATATCGTAGTGATCGATCGGTAAGGCCGAAAATGTCGGGCTGTAAATCACCTCAAGCGGCGTGTCACTCAGCAGATCCAACGTACATTGCGCGGCGGTGGCATTAGGTTCGACATACGCCAGGCGTTTACCCGCCAGGCAGCGGGTCGAGGGACCATCGCTGATAACGTTAGGGTTGAGATCCAGATTGATGTGGAACCAGAATGTAGAGCCGCGATTCGGCTGGCTGTGGAAGGAGATATCCCCGCCCATTTCGTTGACCAGTCTTTGCGTAATCACCAGTCCTAACCCGGTCCCCCCGTGGCGGCGCGAAATGCTGGCGTCTGCCTGACGGAATGCCTGGAACAACCGCGACTGATCGCGTTCAGGAATACCGATGCCGGTATCGCGGATCTGCACTTCAATCTGCACCTTGGTGTTACTGAGCGCGCGTTTCTCCACCAGAATATCGATATTACCGCTTTCGGTGAATTTAATGGCGTTCCCCACCAGATTGGTGATCACTTGCTGTAAACGCAGCGGATCGCCAATAACGTTGTCCGGCACGTCATTTTTAATATTGAGCGTCAGCTCCAGCCCTTTATCGTGTGAGGAGTGGGCTAAGAGGGTCACGACTTCATCAAGCGCATTACGCAGCGGGAAGGGAATACTCTCCAGTATTAGTTTGCCTGCTTCCAGCTTGGAGAAGTCGAGCACATCATTAATGATCGCCAGCAGGTTATTCGCCGAACGTTCAATGGTATTCAGGTGATCGCGCTGGGTTGGGTTTAACTCGGTTTTCAACGTCAGGCGGGTAAAGCCAATCACGCCATTGAGCGGGGTACGCAGCTCGTGGGACATGTTCGCCAGAAACTCAGACTTAATGCGCGCGGCCTCCTGGGCGCGTTTTTTCGCCAGGTCCAGCTCAACGTTCTGGATCTCCATCTGCTCCAGCGTTTCGCGCAGATCCGAGGTCGCCTGATCAATGTTGTGCTGCATCTCTTCATGATAAGCCGCAAGCGACATCGCCATTGAGTTGATGCCGTTTTTCAGCATATCCAGCTCGCCCAGCATGAACCCTTCGACGCGACTGTCGAGCTGCCCACGGCGGATCCGATCAACGGTATTCACCATATTACGAATAGGACCGGTGACGTCGCGCATCAGCCGCCAGCCGAAAATTAACGCGATGCCGATGCAAAACAGCATCATGACGCTGGAAATAAAAATTTCTTTGTACTGCTGGAGTCGCACCGAGCGGAGATCCAGTTCCAGCGCCACATATCCCAACATGTTTTTGGTGTTTTTGGCGTCGCTCACCGCAGACTCATCCGGCGAATAGCTCTCGGAAATAATGGGCGTGCGAAGGATCATGATATCCCCGTGGCGGGTCACGCTTAGCCTTCGGGGGAACGGTGCGCCAGTGGCGAGCTGCATGTCTGTCGGGTCGAGGTGAAAATTCGAGGTGACGAACAGCCGGTTGTTTTCATCAAAGACCGAAATCGCCCGCACAATATCGGAATGACGGCGATGCAGGACGCTGATCAATTGCCCAATGGATTCGCGGTTCTGCAGATTCATGCCATATTCGCTGGAGACAGCAAGGGGTTCGATAATGCTGGCACCGGCATCTTCCAGTTGACGCTGCAAGTCGTTATAGCGATGCACGACAAAAAAGATACTGAGCAGTAAACCAATAAGGACAGTCGGTGCCAGGATCAGAATCATCATGCGTGCGCGCAGGCTGTAGTTGGTCATGGAGTTCCGTTATGGGACAATTAGGGTCACACTGTTAAATTGAGAAAAATCTCGTCGATGGCGCAATTCTACTCTGCAAAACGACGCGTGACGACGCGTCAGATCATAACCGTTACAGTCAATGACCTGGATCCCTTTGGCCAGGGCGTTGCTCGCCACAACGGAAAGGCCTTGTTTATCCCGGGATTACTGCCGCAAGAAAGCGCTGAAGTCGTTATTACCGAAGATAAAAAACAGTACGCCCGCGCCCAGGTTAAACGTCGTCTGAAAGAGAGTCCGGAGCGTGAAACGCCACGCTGTCCGCATTTTGGTGTCTGCGGTGGATGCCAGCAACAACATGCCAGCATTGCCCTGCAACAGCAAAGCAAAAGTGCCGCGCTCGCGCGTTTAATGAAAAATGATGTTTCTGACATCATTGCCGATTCTGCGTGGAATTACCGTCGTCGCGCGCGACTGAGCCTGAACTATCAGCCCAAAACGCAGCATCTTCAGATGGGATTTCGCAAAGCCAATTCCAGTGACATTGTTGAGGTGATGCAGTGCCCCGTTTTGGTGCCCCAGCTTGAGGCATTGCTGCCCGGTCTCAGGGCATGCCTTGCCGACCTGCAGGCAATTCGCCATCTTGGGCATGTTGAGCTGGTGCAGGCCGAGAATGGCACGCTGATGATCTTGCGGCATACCGGGCCATTAAGCGCGGCAGACAAAGAAAAACTGGAACGCTTTTCGCATTCTGAGGGACTGTTTCTGTTTCTGGCGCCTCAAAGCGACATACTTGAGCCGATTTCCGGGGAGGCGCCCTGGTACGATTCAAACGGGCTACGCTTAACCTTCAGTCCGCGTGACTTTATCCAGGTTAACGCCGGGGTAAACCAACTCATGGTCGCGCGAGCGATAGAGTGGCTGGATATCCAACCCGACGATCGCGTATTAGATCTTTTCTGCGGTATGGGCAATTTTACCCTGCCATTGGCAACGCGCGCGCGTCACGTGGTGGGCGTAGAAGGCGTTCCTGCCCTGGTAGAAAAAGGGCGTGAAAATGCGTTGCGCAACGGATTACACAATGTGACATTCTTTCACGAGAATCTCGAAGACGATGTGACTCAGCAGCCGTGGGCGGCTGAAGGCTTTGACAAAATCTTGCTCGATCCTGCTCGCGCTGGGGCTGCAGGCGTAATGCAACATATTATAAAATTGAACCCTGGTCGCATTGTTTATGTATCCTGTAACCCAGCCACGCTGGCTCGTGATAGCGAAGCGTTGTTGAGCGCAGGTTACCAAATTAAGCGGCTGGCGATGCTCGACATGTTCCCACACACTGGGCACCTGGAGTCGATGGTGTTGTTTGAGCAGTTGTAATGAATTACGGTTTGCTGATCCTGGCAGACCTGGTCCCTTAAGGAGAGGACGATGGTTGCGGTAAGAAGTGCACATCTTAATAAAGCGGGTGAATTTGATCCGAAAAAATGGATCACGAGTCTGGGAATCACCAACCAGCCGTCGTGTGAGCGCTTAGCCGAAACCTGGGCGTATTGCCTGCAACAGACACAGGGACACCCGAATGCCGAGTTGTTGCTGTGGCGCGGCGTGGAGATGGTGGAAATCCTCTCTATGCTGAGTATGGATATCGACACGTTGCGGGCTGCGCTGTTGTTCCCTCTGGCGGATGGTAATGTTGTCAGTGAGGATGTTCTGCGCGAGAGCGTAGGTCAGTCCATCGTCAATCTTATTCATGGCGTTCGCGACATGGCGGCAATCCGCCAGCTTAAAGCGACGCACACCGACTCCGTCTCGTCTGAACAGGTTGATAACGTTCGCCGGATGCTGCTGGCGATGGTGGACGATTTCCGCTGCGTGGTGATCAAGCTGGCGGAACGTATTGCGCATCTGCGTGAAGTGAAAGACGCGCCGGAAGACGAACGCGTGCTGGCGGCAAAAGAGTGCACCAACATCTACGCACCGCTGGCAAACCGCTTAGGGATCGGGCAACTGAAATGGGAACTGGAAGATTACTGCTTCCGTTACCTGCACCCGGCAGAATACAAACGCATTGCCAAACTGCTGCATGAGCGGCGCATTGACCGTGAACACTACATCGACGAGTTTGTCGGTCACCTGCGCGCGGAGATGAAGACCGAAGGCGTGAAAGCGGAAGTGTACGGTCGCCCGAAACACATCTACAGCATCTGGCGCAAAATGCAGAAGAAGCAGCTGGCGTTTGATGAGCTGTTCGATGTACGAGCCGTACGCATCGTGGCGGAGCGTTTACAGGATTGCTACGCTGCGCTGGGGATTGTGCATACGCACTATCGCCATCTCCCCGATGAGTTTGACGACTACGTCGCCAATCCGAAACCCAATGGTTATCAGTCTATCCATACCGTTGTACTTGGACCGGGTGGCAAAACCATAGAAATTCAAATTCGTACCCGACAGATGCATGAAGACGCCGAACTGGGCGTCGCCGCGCACTGGAAGTACAAAGAGGGCCCCGCTTCGGGGGCGGCGGCGCGTTCTGGTCACGAAGACCGGATTGCCTGGCTGCGTAAGCTGATTGCCTGGCAGGAAGAGATGGCGGATTCCGGCGAAATGCTGGACGAAGTACGTAGCCAGGTCTTTGATGACCGTGTGTACGTCTTTACCCCGAAAGGCGACGTGGTGGACTTGCCTGCAGGCTCCACGCCGCTCGACTTTGCTTACCATATCCACAGTGATGTGGGGCACCGCTGCATTGGGGCGAAAATTGGTGGCCGCATTGTGCCGTTTACCTATCAGCTGCAAATGGGGGATCAGATAGAAATTATCACCCAGAAGCAGCCGAACCCCAGCCGCGACTGGCTCAATCCGAACCTGGGCTATGTCACTACCAGCCGTGGTCGGTCAAAAATTCATGCCTGGTTCCGCAAGCAGGACCGGGATAAAAACATCCTTGCGGGTCGCCAGATCCTTGACGATGAACTGGAGCATCTGGGCATCAGCCTGAAGGAAGCTGAAAAGCACCTGCTGCCACGCTACAGCTTTAACGAGCTGGATGAACTGCTGGCGGCGATTGGCGGAGGGGATATCCGTCTGAATCAGATGGTGAACTTCCTGCAGTCACAGTTCAATAAACCCAGCGCCGCCGAACAGGATGCTGCCGCGCTGAAACAGCTGCAGCAGAAATCGTCTGCGCCGCAGAACCGTCGCAAAGATGATGGCCGTGTTGTGGTGGAAGGTGTAGGCAACCTGATGCACCACATTGCCCGCTGCTGCCAGCCTATTCCGGGTGATGAGATCGTCGGTTTTATCACTCAGGGGCGCGGTATTTCCGTGCACCGTGCGGACTGCGAGCAGTTGACGGAGCTGCGTTCCCACGCACCGGAACGGATTGTGGATGCGGTCTGGGGCGAAAGCTATTCTGCCGGTTATTCGCTGGTTGTGCGTGTTCAGGCCAACGATCGCAGCGGGCTGTTGCGCGACATCACCACCATTCTGGCGAACGAAAAAGTGAACGTACTGGGCGTCGCCAGCCGCAGTGATACTAAGCAACAGCTTGCTACTATCGATATGACCATCGAAATTTACAACCTGCAGGTGCTGGGCCGCGTGCTCGGTAAGCTGAACCAGGTGCCGGATGTGATCGACGCACGTCGTTTGCACGGAAGTTAATTTTAATCTTTAGGCCGGGTAAGGCATTAGCCGCTATCCGGCATTTTTTTGCCTGATGGCGACGCAAGACGTCTTATCAGGCCAACATTGGTTACAACTCTCAGGATCTCACATGAATCAAATCGACCGCCTGCTCGGCATCATGAAGCGTCTGCGTGACCCGGAAAATGGCTGTCCGTGGGATAAAGAGCAAACTTTTGCCACCATTGCGCCACACACGCTGGAAGAGACTTACGAAGTGCTGGATGCGATAGCCCGCGAAGATTTTGACGATCTGCGTGGTGAATTGGGCGACCTGTTGTTTCAGGTCGTGTTTTACGCCCAGATGGCGCAGGAAGAGGGGCGATTCGATTTTAACGATATTTGCGCCGCCATTAGCGACAAACTTGAACGTCGTCATCCGCATGTGTTTGCCGATGCGTGCGCCAATACCAGTACCGAAGTGCTCACGCGCTGGGAGCAGATCAAAACGGAAGAACGCGCCGGCAAAGCACAGCTTTCGGCACTGGATGATATTCCCCGCAGTTTACCGGCATTAATGCGCGCGCAAAAAATCCAGAAACGCTGTTCAAATGTTGGCTTTGACTGGACAACGCTCGGACCGGTCGTCGACAAGGTTTATGAAGAGATTGACGAGGTCATGTTTGAGGCGCGGCAGGCCGTCGTAGACCAGGCTAAACTGGAGGAGGAAATGGGCGATTTGCTGTTTGCTACAGTGAATATGGCCCGTCATTTAGGCACCAAAGCGGAGACTGCGTTACAAAAAGCGAACGAAAAGTTCGAACGTCGTTTTCGTGAGGTTGAACGCATTGTCGCAGCCCGCGGTCTGGAAATGACTGGGGTAGATTTGGAAACCATGGAAGAGGTCTGGCAGCAGGTAAAACGCCAGGAAATTGATCTCTAAGGAATTTAAGCGGTCAAGGGCGTTTTGTGTGATTTTTTAAATAACAAGCTCTTGATTTGCGTCAAAAACATTTAGCCCAAAGGGGCTATTTTCTCACTCCCAATATTAATGTGAGCCTGATGAAGAGGAGGAATAATGAAAGTTTGTGGCGTACGTCATGTTCGGGTATACTGCTTTCCCGTCTTGGTTATTCCATCGTCTTTTAAACCTAACTTCTCAGGTTCAGCATGACAACGAACTATATTTTTGTGACCGGCGGGGTTGTATCCTCTCTGGGAAAAGGCATTGCCGCAGCCTCCCTCGCAGCCATTCTTGAAGCCCGTGGTCTCAATGTGACCATGATGAAACTGGATCCGTATATCAACGTCGATCCGGGCACTATGAGCCCAATCCAACACGGGGAAGTGTTCGTTACTGAAGACGGCGCTGAAACCGATCTGGACCTGGGGCACTATGAGCGTTTCATCCGCACCAAAATGAGCCGCCGCAACAACTTCACCACTGGTCGTATCTACTCCGACGTTTTGCGTAAAGAACGCCGTGGCGATTATCTTGGCGCAACCGTACAGGTTATCCCGCACATCACCAATGCGATTAAAGAGCGCGTTCTGGCGGGTGGCGAAGGTCACGACGTGGTGCTGGTTGAAATCGGCGGTACCGTCGGTGATATCGAGTCCTTACCGTTCCTTGAAGCGATTCGCCAGCTGGCAGTGGATATCGGTCGTGAACACGCGCTGTTCATGCACCTGACCCTGGTGCCTTATCTGGCCGCGGCCGGTGAAGTCAAAACCAAACCGACTCAGCACTCTGTAAAAGAGCTGCTGTCCATCGGTATTCAGCCTGACATCCTGGTTTGCCGTTCTGACCGTGCGATTCCGGCCAACGAACGTGCAAAAATTGCATTGTTCTGTAACGTGCCAGAAAAAGCCGTTATTTCAATGAAAGATGTCGATTCCATTTATAAAATTCCAGGCCTGTTGAAATCTCAGGGGCTGGACGATTATATTTGTAAACGATTCAGCTTGAACTGTCCGGAAGCTAATCTGTCAGAATGGGAACAGGTTCTCTATGAAGAATCCAACCCGGCAGGCGAAGTGACGATTGGTATGGTCGGCAAGTACATCGAACTGCCGGACGCCTATAAGTCGGTTATCGAAGCGTTGAAACACGGTGGTCTGAAGAATCGTGTCTCCGTCAACATCAAGCTTATCGATTCGCAGGATGTTGAAACGCGTGGCGTCGAAATTCTGAAAGATTTGGATGCTATTCTTATCCCGGGCGGCTTCGGCTACCGTGGCGTAGAAGGCAAGATCGCTACCGCACGCTATGCGCGTGAGAACAATATTCCTTATCTGGGCATCTGCCTGGGTATGCAGGTTGCGTTGATTGAGTTTGCACGTAATGTCGTCGGTATGGACAACGCCAACTCGACGGAATTTGTGCCAGACTGTAAGTACCCGGTGGTGGCCCTGATTACCGAATGGCGTGACGAAGACGGTAATGTTGAAGTCCGTACCGAGAAGAGCGATCTGGGCGGCACAATGCGCCTTGGCGCGCAGC
This Citrobacter enshiensis DNA region includes the following protein-coding sequences:
- the rlmD gene encoding 23S rRNA (uracil(1939)-C(5))-methyltransferase RlmD, with the translated sequence MAQFYSAKRRVTTRQIITVTVNDLDPFGQGVARHNGKALFIPGLLPQESAEVVITEDKKQYARAQVKRRLKESPERETPRCPHFGVCGGCQQQHASIALQQQSKSAALARLMKNDVSDIIADSAWNYRRRARLSLNYQPKTQHLQMGFRKANSSDIVEVMQCPVLVPQLEALLPGLRACLADLQAIRHLGHVELVQAENGTLMILRHTGPLSAADKEKLERFSHSEGLFLFLAPQSDILEPISGEAPWYDSNGLRLTFSPRDFIQVNAGVNQLMVARAIEWLDIQPDDRVLDLFCGMGNFTLPLATRARHVVGVEGVPALVEKGRENALRNGLHNVTFFHENLEDDVTQQPWAAEGFDKILLDPARAGAAGVMQHIIKLNPGRIVYVSCNPATLARDSEALLSAGYQIKRLAMLDMFPHTGHLESMVLFEQL
- the barA gene encoding two-component sensor histidine kinase BarA, which translates into the protein MTNYSLRARMMILILAPTVLIGLLLSIFFVVHRYNDLQRQLEDAGASIIEPLAVSSEYGMNLQNRESIGQLISVLHRRHSDIVRAISVFDENNRLFVTSNFHLDPTDMQLATGAPFPRRLSVTRHGDIMILRTPIISESYSPDESAVSDAKNTKNMLGYVALELDLRSVRLQQYKEIFISSVMMLFCIGIALIFGWRLMRDVTGPIRNMVNTVDRIRRGQLDSRVEGFMLGELDMLKNGINSMAMSLAAYHEEMQHNIDQATSDLRETLEQMEIQNVELDLAKKRAQEAARIKSEFLANMSHELRTPLNGVIGFTRLTLKTELNPTQRDHLNTIERSANNLLAIINDVLDFSKLEAGKLILESIPFPLRNALDEVVTLLAHSSHDKGLELTLNIKNDVPDNVIGDPLRLQQVITNLVGNAIKFTESGNIDILVEKRALSNTKVQIEVQIRDTGIGIPERDQSRLFQAFRQADASISRRHGGTGLGLVITQRLVNEMGGDISFHSQPNRGSTFWFHINLDLNPNVISDGPSTRCLAGKRLAYVEPNATAAQCTLDLLSDTPLEVIYSPTFSALPIDHYDILLLSVPVTLREPLTMQHERLAKAASMTEFLLLALPCHAQINAEELKQGGAAACLLKPLTSTRLLPVLSEYCHLNKSVESLPVKESKIAMSVMAVDDNPANLKLIGALLEDIVQHVELCDSGHQAVDRAKQLQFDLILMDIQMPDMDGIRACELIHQLPHQQQTPVIAVTAHAMAGQKEKLLSAGMNDYLAKPIEEEKLYNLLLRYKPGAGVTNRLQAPEPVEFIFNPNATLDWQLALRQAAGKSSLARDMLQMLLAFLPEVRNKIEEQLVGENPEGLVDLIHKLHGSCSYSGVPRMKSLCQFIEQQLRSGIKEEELEPELLELLDEMDNVAREAKKMLG